A window from Herbaspirillum sp. meg3 encodes these proteins:
- a CDS encoding Ig-like domain-containing protein: protein MNSTTPHHFLEALDLDAAKPVRTRLQRTPHRLALEQRFMFDGAAVVDAAHAAADTAALAKIAEVPAAVEVRAADPSKNDQKKEVVIVDTSVADYKTLEASIRAGVGIIEIDGSKDGLAQIAKWAETQGGYDSISILSHGADGQLHLGTTTLTDSSLSDTQVQAELAELGHALKAGGDLLLYGCDIAETTNGQTFINDLSQATGADIAASSDATGSAARGGDWTLEYRTGTIEASTLTASAYQGLLTSSTFDFETVAQGTDSNTISQTIGSDTIVITSTDANMLVDTELNAFGSDISNASGKVLASGEGGVFTESRLSLTVAGSKTFDLTSFTLAQLGPDGLSITLTTNKGSETFTASFVGNSWVLNLSTATHPSYFTGVTNVVITTADAGGVFEWGFDNIVLSNITDPNAPPSTTVATAALQHDTGVNGTDFITNVASQTISGTLSASLVTGEFVEVSFDGGISWSSATSSVGSASWSVSTTLSGSNTFEARVTNVNGSSTPFTHTYTFDNVAPTTTVGSLSFSNDTGSSSTDFLTSNPSQTINATLSTTLAAGDVVWGSIDNGATWTDITSKVSGTALTWNGVTLISSNTLKLKVQDAAGNDGTIAQQIYTLDTTAPTISFSSIVFSNDTGTSSSDFITNNPSQTITATLSATPAGTDVVWGSLNNGATWINITSKVSGTTLTWNGVTLTGSNTLLLRVTDAAGNNGTSTSQAYVLDTTAPTIAFSTIGFSNDTGSSNTDLITSNPSQTITATLSGTPAGSDVVWGSLDNGTTWTNITSKVSGTTLTWNGVTLTGSNTLLLRVSDAAGNNGASSSASYTLDSTAPATPGTPTLDASSDTGASSSDKITNDNTPTLSGTAENGSTVTIYDGATLLGTVVAGSSGWSYTTGVLSDGSHVFTVTAKDTAGNVSAASAGLTVTVDTAAPAVNSVTTPANGTYYSGQALDFVVNFGEAVIVDTGSGTPSIAIVVGATTRYATYLSGSGTSALTFRYVVPSGDSDNNGITVGALSANGGTLKDTAGNNATLTINPGSTAAILVDGSQPSITGVSASTADGAYGSSQIVTIVVNFSGAVTVDTTGGIPALTLNSGGTATYTGGSGSSALTFSYTVANGQNSADLDYNSTAALSLNGATIIETGGSHQNVSITLATPGTAGSLGANKDIVIDTTAPTTTFSALSFSGDTGTSNTDFITNTAAQTIRATLSVAPTGSETVYGSLDNGATWTDITSKVSGTSLTWNGVTLTGSNTLQLKVQDAAGNQSTPKTQAYTLDTTAPTITFSNLSLSADNGSSSTDFITNTAAQTITATLSAAPAGTDIVYGSLDNGATWTDITSKVSGTTLTWNGVTLSGSNTLLLRVTDNAGNDGLVKNQNYTVDTTPPTITFSNVALSADTGASNTDFITATAAQTITATLSGAPTGTDRVFGSLDNGVTWTNITAKVTGTTLNWDGVTLLGGNHTLLLKVQNNAGNDGVSANQAYTLEVATITTTTTVTPLIPTNPPVASLDPVIPPPQPTVSVVFTSPAAASLTFLSGESPLSTTQQGWGAPGQNSAALDFNNGERVSLLTAPATQGSYQVVVLERTGSGDSLQVNAPLNDVTFAAGQRISFQVPADAFGHTNPDAVVTLSATTADGRPLPAWLKFSAQSGTFSGQVPTGMRGEVSIRVVARDNQGHEAVQVLKIRLGERAQSARNHLLPGDWQDAEKLAVGRSSLSEQLHASRTGGTDRLAALARSVKVAMTGHA, encoded by the coding sequence ATGAACAGTACAACTCCCCATCATTTCCTCGAAGCGCTCGATCTTGACGCGGCCAAACCGGTCCGGACACGCTTGCAGCGTACACCGCACCGGCTCGCGCTGGAGCAGCGTTTCATGTTCGACGGTGCCGCAGTGGTCGATGCTGCCCATGCCGCAGCCGATACCGCCGCGCTGGCCAAGATTGCCGAGGTGCCGGCGGCGGTCGAAGTGCGCGCCGCCGATCCCAGCAAGAACGATCAAAAGAAGGAAGTGGTCATCGTTGACACTTCGGTGGCCGACTACAAGACGCTGGAAGCCAGTATTCGCGCCGGTGTAGGCATCATCGAAATCGACGGCAGCAAGGATGGCCTGGCGCAGATCGCCAAATGGGCAGAGACACAAGGCGGCTACGACTCGATCAGCATCCTGTCGCATGGAGCCGATGGCCAGTTGCACCTGGGTACCACCACGCTCACCGACAGCAGCCTGTCCGACACCCAGGTGCAGGCCGAGCTGGCTGAGTTGGGACACGCTCTCAAAGCGGGCGGCGATTTGCTGCTGTACGGTTGCGATATTGCCGAAACAACGAATGGCCAGACCTTCATCAACGACCTGTCGCAAGCGACCGGGGCCGACATCGCAGCCTCCAGCGACGCCACCGGCAGCGCGGCGCGCGGCGGCGACTGGACTCTGGAGTATCGCACCGGCACGATCGAAGCCAGCACGCTGACAGCCAGCGCTTATCAGGGACTTCTGACCAGCTCGACTTTCGATTTCGAAACTGTGGCGCAAGGCACGGACAGCAACACCATCTCGCAGACAATCGGTTCGGACACCATAGTCATCACATCGACCGATGCCAACATGCTGGTCGATACTGAACTCAATGCCTTTGGCTCGGACATCAGCAATGCCTCCGGCAAAGTGCTGGCCTCAGGGGAAGGTGGCGTCTTTACCGAGTCACGGCTCTCGCTGACCGTTGCCGGCAGCAAAACCTTTGACCTGACTTCGTTCACACTGGCCCAGCTTGGCCCCGATGGCCTGAGCATTACCCTCACCACAAACAAGGGCAGTGAAACCTTCACGGCCAGCTTTGTCGGCAACTCCTGGGTGCTCAATCTGTCCACCGCCACGCATCCGAGTTATTTTACCGGCGTCACCAATGTCGTGATTACCACCGCTGATGCCGGCGGCGTCTTCGAATGGGGCTTCGACAATATCGTCCTGAGCAATATCACCGATCCCAACGCCCCGCCGTCCACCACCGTCGCAACCGCCGCCCTGCAACACGACACTGGTGTCAACGGCACCGACTTCATCACCAACGTTGCCAGCCAGACGATTAGCGGCACCCTGTCGGCCAGCCTGGTCACCGGCGAATTCGTCGAGGTCTCGTTCGATGGCGGCATTAGCTGGTCCTCCGCCACCAGTAGCGTCGGCAGTGCCAGCTGGTCGGTCAGTACCACGCTGTCCGGCAGCAATACCTTCGAGGCTCGCGTCACCAACGTCAATGGCAGCAGCACGCCGTTCACACACACTTACACCTTCGACAACGTAGCGCCGACCACCACCGTGGGCAGTCTGTCGTTCTCCAACGACACTGGCTCCAGCTCCACCGATTTCCTTACCAGCAACCCATCCCAGACCATCAACGCCACCCTCAGCACGACACTTGCTGCTGGCGATGTCGTCTGGGGCTCAATCGACAACGGCGCTACCTGGACCGACATCACCAGCAAGGTGAGCGGTACCGCGCTGACCTGGAACGGCGTGACGCTGATCAGCAGCAATACGCTCAAGCTAAAAGTACAAGACGCCGCCGGCAACGACGGTACCATTGCGCAGCAGATCTATACACTGGACACCACCGCGCCGACCATCAGCTTCAGCAGTATCGTTTTTTCGAACGACACGGGCACCAGCAGCTCCGACTTCATTACCAATAACCCGTCCCAGACCATCACCGCCACGCTCAGCGCGACACCTGCGGGTACTGATGTGGTCTGGGGCTCACTCAACAACGGCGCGACCTGGATCAACATCACCAGCAAGGTGAGCGGCACCACGTTGACCTGGAACGGCGTGACACTGACCGGCAGCAATACGCTCCTGCTGCGCGTGACAGATGCCGCCGGCAACAATGGCACTAGTACGTCCCAGGCTTATGTGCTCGACACCACGGCACCGACGATCGCATTCTCCACAATCGGGTTCTCAAACGACACCGGCAGCAGCAACACCGATCTCATCACCAGCAACCCGTCCCAGACCATCACCGCCACGCTCAGTGGCACACCGGCCGGTTCCGACGTGGTCTGGGGCTCGCTCGACAACGGCACTACCTGGACCAACATCACCAGCAAGGTGTCCGGCACCACGTTGACCTGGAACGGCGTGACACTGACCGGCAGCAATACGCTCCTGCTGCGCGTGTCAGATGCCGCAGGGAACAATGGCGCCAGTTCGAGTGCAAGTTACACGCTCGATAGCACTGCCCCCGCCACACCCGGTACCCCGACCCTTGATGCAAGCAGCGATACCGGCGCATCCAGCAGCGACAAGATCACCAACGACAACACACCGACTCTTAGCGGCACGGCAGAAAACGGCAGTACCGTCACCATCTACGACGGTGCCACGCTGCTCGGCACCGTGGTGGCCGGCAGTAGCGGCTGGAGCTACACCACCGGCGTGCTGTCCGACGGCAGTCACGTCTTCACCGTCACTGCCAAAGACACCGCCGGCAACGTCTCGGCCGCTTCTGCCGGACTGACCGTCACGGTTGATACCGCCGCGCCTGCAGTCAACTCGGTCACCACGCCAGCCAATGGCACCTACTACAGCGGCCAGGCACTGGACTTCGTCGTCAACTTCGGCGAAGCGGTCATCGTCGATACCGGCAGTGGCACGCCAAGCATTGCCATCGTGGTCGGTGCCACTACGCGCTACGCCACCTACCTCTCTGGCTCAGGTACCAGTGCGCTGACGTTCCGTTACGTCGTGCCCAGTGGCGACAGCGACAACAACGGCATCACGGTCGGCGCACTTTCAGCCAATGGCGGCACGCTCAAGGATACCGCCGGCAACAACGCGACACTCACGATCAATCCCGGATCTACCGCGGCGATCCTGGTCGATGGCTCCCAACCCAGCATCACCGGCGTAAGTGCGAGCACGGCAGACGGCGCCTATGGCAGCAGCCAGATCGTGACCATTGTGGTCAACTTCAGCGGCGCAGTCACGGTTGATACCACCGGCGGTATACCGGCGCTGACGCTCAACTCCGGTGGCACTGCCACCTATACCGGCGGATCAGGCAGCTCGGCATTGACTTTCAGCTATACGGTTGCCAACGGCCAGAACTCAGCCGATCTCGATTACAACTCGACCGCCGCACTGTCACTCAACGGTGCCACCATCATCGAAACCGGCGGCAGTCACCAGAATGTCTCGATCACCCTGGCGACACCGGGGACCGCGGGTTCCCTCGGTGCCAACAAGGATATCGTCATCGACACCACGGCACCGACGACGACCTTCAGCGCGCTCTCCTTCTCGGGCGACACCGGCACCAGCAACACCGACTTCATCACCAACACCGCGGCGCAAACCATCAGAGCCACACTGAGCGTGGCCCCAACCGGTTCCGAGACCGTCTATGGCTCGCTCGACAATGGTGCTACCTGGACTGATATCACCAGCAAGGTCAGCGGCACCTCGCTGACCTGGAACGGTGTCACCCTGACCGGCAGCAATACGCTGCAGCTTAAAGTGCAAGACGCCGCCGGCAATCAAAGCACGCCCAAGACCCAAGCCTATACGCTTGATACCACAGCACCGACAATCACCTTCAGCAATCTATCCCTGTCGGCAGACAATGGCAGCAGCAGTACCGACTTCATCACCAATACCGCGGCGCAAACCATCACTGCGACACTGAGCGCCGCTCCGGCCGGTACCGACATCGTCTACGGCTCGCTCGACAACGGTGCCACCTGGACCGATATCACCAGCAAGGTCAGCGGCACCACCCTGACCTGGAACGGCGTCACGTTGAGCGGCAGCAACACACTGCTGCTCAGGGTGACGGACAACGCCGGCAATGATGGCTTGGTCAAGAACCAGAACTACACGGTGGACACCACCCCGCCGACCATCACATTCAGCAACGTGGCGCTATCGGCCGATACTGGTGCCAGCAATACTGATTTCATCACCGCCACCGCAGCACAAACCATCACCGCGACGCTCAGCGGCGCGCCGACAGGCACCGACAGGGTTTTCGGTTCGCTCGACAATGGTGTCACTTGGACCAATATCACAGCCAAGGTCACCGGTACCACGCTGAACTGGGACGGCGTCACACTGCTTGGCGGCAACCATACGCTGCTGCTCAAGGTGCAAAACAATGCTGGCAACGACGGCGTCAGTGCCAACCAGGCCTATACCTTGGAAGTCGCCACCATCACCACCACCACCACGGTGACGCCGTTGATTCCGACCAACCCGCCTGTGGCCTCCCTCGACCCGGTGATTCCACCACCTCAGCCGACGGTATCGGTTGTGTTTACGTCACCCGCGGCCGCCTCGCTGACCTTCCTGTCGGGCGAATCGCCGCTCAGCACGACGCAACAAGGATGGGGCGCACCAGGCCAAAATAGCGCTGCACTCGACTTCAACAATGGCGAACGCGTCAGTTTGCTGACCGCACCGGCGACCCAGGGAAGCTATCAAGTTGTGGTGCTGGAGCGCACCGGCAGCGGTGACTCCCTGCAGGTCAATGCCCCGTTGAACGATGTGACATTCGCTGCAGGCCAGCGCATCTCCTTTCAGGTGCCTGCCGATGCCTTCGGCCACACCAATCCAGATGCCGTGGTGACCTTGTCGGCAACCACGGCGGATGGTCGTCCCCTGCCAGCGTGGTTGAAATTCTCGGCACAGAGCGGCACCTTCTCCGGCCAGGTTCCGACAGGCATGCGCGGCGAAGTCAGCATCCGGGTGGTGGCACGTGACAATCAGGGGCACGAAGCAGTACAAGTGCTCAAGATACGTCTCGGCGAGCGCGCACAAAGTGCCCGGAACCACCTGCTTCCTGGCGACTGGCAAGACGCAGAAAAACTCGCCGTCGGCCGCAGCAGCCTGAGCGAGCAACTGCACGCGTCGCGTACCGGCGGTACCGATCGGCTGGCTGCGCTGGCACGTAGCGTCAAGGTCGCGATGACAGGGCATGCATGA
- a CDS encoding tetratricopeptide repeat protein, with protein sequence MPLPLMKFACPHCLQVLLIATLLAGSGLAHAERDKALDKALNTAQAALSAKDYKKAYSLYLRQSERSGLAQFVVGMFYQEGWGRPRDPAVACSWFDKAARRKVPTAENNWADCLAQGIGRAPDIPAALKWYALAAQHGHLISSCNAADYYIQGKGVAQDIQRGIDLCTQVALASSPPAMLRLANYYQQGNFVPQDLPHARALYQEAAALGNPEGQYRLGLMLAQGEGGPADLQAGAFWLETAAGAGYIPAYLPTALLYAKLPVDPDTGVLSPEHLAKAYLWNSAARATVTDAAGRAAIERLDQMISAVMPPTWQPQLDQQVAAHLSSHAH encoded by the coding sequence TTGCCGTTACCGCTTATGAAGTTCGCCTGTCCACATTGCCTTCAGGTCTTGCTGATTGCCACGCTGCTGGCAGGCAGCGGCCTGGCGCATGCCGAACGGGACAAGGCGCTCGACAAGGCCTTGAATACGGCGCAGGCGGCACTGAGCGCCAAGGACTACAAGAAGGCTTATTCCTTATACCTGCGCCAGAGCGAACGCAGTGGTCTGGCGCAGTTTGTGGTTGGCATGTTTTATCAGGAAGGCTGGGGTCGCCCGCGCGATCCGGCAGTAGCTTGCAGCTGGTTCGACAAAGCCGCACGACGCAAAGTGCCGACCGCCGAAAACAACTGGGCTGACTGCCTGGCACAGGGCATCGGCAGAGCGCCGGACATTCCCGCCGCCCTGAAATGGTATGCACTGGCGGCCCAGCACGGACATTTGATTTCGTCCTGCAATGCCGCCGACTACTACATCCAGGGCAAAGGTGTTGCACAGGATATACAGCGTGGCATCGACCTGTGCACGCAGGTCGCTCTGGCCTCCTCGCCTCCGGCCATGCTGCGGCTGGCAAACTATTACCAGCAAGGCAACTTCGTGCCGCAGGACCTGCCGCACGCGCGCGCCCTGTACCAGGAAGCCGCAGCACTGGGCAACCCCGAAGGGCAATACCGGCTTGGCCTGATGCTGGCGCAGGGCGAAGGCGGCCCGGCCGACCTCCAGGCTGGCGCGTTCTGGCTTGAAACGGCTGCCGGTGCGGGTTACATCCCGGCCTATCTGCCTACCGCCCTGCTCTACGCAAAACTCCCTGTCGATCCTGATACTGGCGTGTTGTCACCCGAACATCTGGCCAAGGCTTACTTATGGAACAGCGCTGCCAGAGCCACGGTGACCGATGCAGCAGGACGTGCAGCCATAGAACGCCTGGACCAGATGATCAGCGCCGTCATGCCGCCGACCTGGCAACCGCAACTGGATCAGCAGGTTGCAGCACATTTATCCAGCCATGCGCACTGA
- a CDS encoding phage tail protein has protein sequence MQIKSNKTAKNIAKLSVLTAALMAGTSSYACPADPFISAVCIMAVAGSQYSAGFDSYVLANGQALNTNSYQAMYALIGTTYGGNTNAFNLPNLQGRVVIGAGYHAATGLNYAVGATQDNNPSIQLTASQLPSHAHALSSANAPIQVGGGGVSLSFQNVSFVTNLSAVTATTTLANVQATVDGSALKLYASHGGTTTNEPANGSLTLTSGAAAKIYSNAAPSVSMIAGTNGSIRGTAPVGFVGNPTTTLGGTASTTMVGTPSANLSPFAASISGSTALAGTNTPVNIMPSYIALRYFIAISGLYPVSN, from the coding sequence ATGCAGATCAAGTCCAATAAAACAGCTAAAAATATTGCAAAACTGAGTGTATTGACCGCAGCACTCATGGCAGGTACCAGCAGTTATGCCTGCCCGGCCGATCCTTTCATCTCGGCGGTCTGCATCATGGCCGTGGCAGGCAGTCAGTATTCAGCTGGTTTCGACAGCTACGTGCTGGCCAACGGCCAGGCACTCAACACCAATTCCTATCAAGCCATGTACGCGCTGATCGGCACTACCTATGGCGGCAACACCAATGCATTCAATCTGCCAAACCTGCAAGGGCGCGTCGTGATCGGCGCCGGTTATCACGCCGCTACAGGCCTCAACTACGCAGTTGGCGCCACGCAGGACAATAACCCGTCGATCCAGTTGACGGCCTCGCAATTGCCCTCCCATGCCCATGCGCTCAGCAGTGCCAACGCGCCAATTCAGGTCGGCGGCGGCGGCGTATCGCTCAGCTTCCAAAATGTCAGCTTCGTCACCAACCTGTCGGCCGTCACCGCGACGACAACACTGGCGAACGTGCAGGCCACGGTTGATGGCAGCGCGCTGAAACTCTACGCATCCCACGGCGGCACCACAACCAATGAACCAGCCAACGGATCGCTAACTCTGACCTCCGGTGCCGCTGCCAAGATCTATTCCAATGCGGCCCCTTCGGTATCCATGATCGCCGGCACTAACGGCAGCATCCGTGGCACCGCCCCGGTCGGCTTCGTCGGCAACCCGACCACCACACTGGGTGGCACAGCTTCCACGACCATGGTGGGTACACCGTCGGCCAACCTCTCGCCGTTCGCTGCCAGCATTTCGGGATCAACGGCCCTGGCCGGCACCAATACACCTGTCAATATCATGCCGTCGTATATCGCCTTGCGCTATTTCATTGCCATTTCCGGCTTGTATCCTGTCTCCAATTAA
- a CDS encoding efflux RND transporter periplasmic adaptor subunit: MQTLSPRRPWHCLPTSAVTLIVAAGMVIAVADAVSAAEPLKAPQAAPARVAASAAPALSPTASPGMLDKREIRAQLAPVRYTTIAAEIGAVIARLPVTEGGRFQRGQALVQFDCAVQNAQLNKARASLTGADKAWQANKRLAELNSVGRVELDNAEAEVAKARADLAAQAAIVGKCVIAAPFSGRVADQKVREQQFAQPGQTLLEIIDDSALELEFIVPSKWLAWIRPGNTFQIRIDETSKTYPAKVQRLGARVDPVSQSVKVVGVVDGKFNELMAGMSGAVMFRPEEQRP; the protein is encoded by the coding sequence ATGCAAACTCTCTCGCCTCGCCGCCCATGGCATTGTCTGCCGACCTCGGCAGTCACACTCATTGTTGCCGCTGGCATGGTGATCGCTGTCGCTGACGCGGTCAGTGCTGCCGAGCCGCTCAAGGCACCGCAGGCGGCCCCGGCCAGGGTCGCCGCAAGCGCTGCACCGGCCCTTTCACCAACGGCGTCGCCAGGCATGCTCGATAAACGAGAAATTCGTGCGCAACTGGCACCAGTCCGCTACACCACAATCGCGGCAGAAATCGGCGCCGTCATCGCGCGCCTGCCGGTCACCGAAGGCGGTCGGTTTCAACGCGGGCAGGCTTTGGTGCAGTTCGATTGCGCGGTCCAGAATGCGCAGCTCAACAAAGCCAGGGCCAGCCTGACGGGTGCCGACAAGGCCTGGCAAGCCAACAAGCGCCTGGCGGAGCTCAATTCGGTCGGCCGCGTAGAACTGGACAACGCCGAAGCGGAAGTCGCCAAAGCTCGCGCCGACCTCGCCGCGCAAGCGGCAATCGTCGGTAAGTGTGTCATCGCCGCCCCCTTCAGCGGACGCGTCGCAGACCAAAAGGTGCGCGAACAGCAATTCGCACAACCCGGCCAGACCCTGCTCGAAATCATCGATGACAGTGCGCTGGAACTGGAATTCATCGTCCCGTCAAAATGGCTGGCCTGGATCAGGCCAGGTAATACCTTCCAGATCCGCATCGATGAAACCAGCAAGACCTATCCGGCCAAGGTCCAGCGTCTGGGGGCCAGGGTTGACCCGGTGAGCCAGTCGGTCAAGGTGGTCGGTGTGGTTGATGGAAAATTCAATGAATTGATGGCAGGCATGAGCGGTGCCGTCATGTTCCGCCCGGAAGAGCAACGCCCATAG
- a CDS encoding TolC family protein produces the protein MPIHNSKSALKSRSFRRIAFSCLVLTAVSGCASIEPQALSNAEISATLQADKEALGKDIEPLSGPLTLDEAIARAIKYNAERRLKMMEEALATGTLEAGNFDMLPKLVASAGYRDRNNDYITRSQDSVTGQQSLANPFISSGRSATTTDLTFSWSLLDFGQSYYAAKQNADRVLIAQERRRKALHTLIQDVRTAYWRVVAAQSLKGKVQNAIVDAEKALKDAERAESERLRNPLDALRFQRQLLENLRLLETVEQELSAARIELASLTRLPLGSDYTVAAPAMEMQKTWLELPVAQLEEQALQRNADLRESMYNARIAQQETRRTMLRLFPGLSFNYGYKSSDDSYLINQHWREAGVQVSFNLFNLLALPSQKRLADAGVSLAEQKRMVTQMAVLTQLHIARLQYANAVHQYDRADAIANVETRIADHVTNQALAEKQTQLDRVSQQTSLILAQLRRYQAMAAVYTASSRLQASLGMEPIIGDTASESIQDLAKAVHKSLQDWDSGQLPTTSK, from the coding sequence ATGCCTATCCATAATAGCAAGTCCGCACTCAAGTCCCGCTCGTTCCGTCGTATCGCATTCAGTTGTCTGGTGCTAACTGCCGTTAGCGGCTGCGCTTCCATCGAACCGCAAGCCCTGAGCAACGCCGAAATCTCTGCCACGCTGCAAGCCGACAAGGAGGCACTGGGCAAAGACATCGAACCGCTCAGCGGACCTCTGACATTGGATGAGGCAATTGCCCGCGCCATCAAGTACAACGCCGAACGCCGCCTGAAAATGATGGAAGAAGCGCTGGCCACCGGCACGCTGGAAGCCGGCAACTTCGACATGCTGCCCAAACTGGTAGCGTCGGCCGGATACCGTGACCGCAACAACGACTACATTACCCGCAGCCAGGATTCGGTGACCGGGCAGCAATCGCTGGCCAATCCGTTTATCTCCTCTGGCCGCAGCGCGACCACCACCGATCTGACCTTTTCCTGGAGCTTGCTGGACTTCGGCCAAAGCTATTACGCTGCCAAGCAAAACGCTGACCGCGTGCTGATCGCCCAAGAACGTCGTCGCAAGGCACTGCATACCTTGATTCAGGACGTGCGCACGGCCTACTGGCGCGTGGTGGCTGCACAATCGCTCAAAGGCAAGGTACAGAACGCCATCGTAGATGCGGAGAAGGCGTTGAAGGATGCCGAACGGGCCGAAAGCGAGCGGTTGCGCAATCCGCTTGATGCCCTGCGCTTCCAGCGTCAATTGCTGGAAAACCTGCGCCTGCTGGAAACCGTCGAGCAAGAACTCTCTGCGGCACGCATCGAGCTGGCTTCGCTGACGCGCTTGCCGCTGGGCAGCGACTACACTGTCGCTGCACCCGCCATGGAAATGCAAAAAACCTGGCTCGAACTGCCGGTCGCCCAGCTTGAAGAGCAAGCTCTGCAGCGCAATGCCGATCTGCGCGAAAGCATGTACAACGCCCGCATTGCCCAGCAGGAAACCCGCCGTACCATGCTGCGCCTGTTTCCCGGCCTGTCGTTCAATTACGGTTACAAGAGCAGCGACGATAGCTATCTGATCAACCAGCACTGGAGGGAAGCCGGTGTTCAGGTTTCGTTCAACCTGTTCAACCTGCTCGCACTGCCAAGCCAGAAACGTCTGGCCGACGCCGGTGTCAGTCTCGCCGAGCAAAAACGCATGGTCACTCAGATGGCCGTGCTGACGCAATTGCACATCGCCCGCCTGCAATACGCCAATGCAGTGCATCAGTATGACCGTGCCGATGCCATCGCCAATGTCGAAACCCGTATTGCCGACCACGTCACCAACCAGGCCCTGGCCGAAAAACAGACCCAGCTTGACCGCGTGTCACAGCAGACCTCTCTGATTCTGGCGCAACTGCGTCGCTATCAGGCCATGGCTGCTGTTTACACAGCCTCATCGCGGTTGCAGGCCTCACTGGGCATGGAACCGATCATCGGTGATACCGCCAGCGAATCGATTCAGGATCTGGCAAAGGCAGTACACAAGTCACTTCAGGATTGGGATAGCGGACAACTGCCGACCACCAGCAAGTAG
- a CDS encoding AraC family transcriptional regulator: MNTENTRSTSGRNAQALDYAIWPGWRLLMQDAGLASSPVLRRAQLPGDLFSRQNVRLDPVSFFKLWVAIEAEATSINADLPAALQIAKVMSSDWFDPELFAALCSSNMESALDRIAKYVRLIAPMSIKIDRAVLQTTVSIDFLDHTQAPPDVFLAFKLVFFVQLARLATRSHVQPLGVGWPLATDATSEDALAYEAYFGVPVTGTPLATLVFSNEDIERPFLTENHKMWLFFEPSLRQRLADLDRTASMTERVRSTLLEALPAGEVSMLTISRKLAVSARTLQRRLQDEGTSFQQILDILRESLAHHYLRNTEMSSAEISFLLGFEDSNSFARAFQSWTGKTPQTVRSEISSCDNGLKDVRSQ; the protein is encoded by the coding sequence ATGAATACTGAAAACACACGCTCTACGAGTGGTAGAAATGCTCAAGCACTTGACTATGCGATCTGGCCTGGATGGCGCCTGTTGATGCAGGACGCAGGGCTAGCATCCTCTCCCGTTCTGCGGCGTGCGCAGCTTCCAGGTGATCTCTTTTCGCGTCAGAACGTTCGCCTGGATCCGGTCAGTTTCTTCAAGCTCTGGGTTGCAATCGAGGCTGAGGCAACGTCTATCAACGCCGATTTGCCTGCGGCACTGCAGATCGCAAAGGTTATGTCGTCAGACTGGTTCGATCCTGAGCTCTTCGCTGCGCTATGTAGTTCAAATATGGAGAGCGCACTCGATAGGATTGCGAAATACGTCAGGCTTATTGCGCCCATGAGTATCAAGATTGACCGCGCGGTTTTGCAGACCACAGTCTCCATAGATTTCCTGGACCACACCCAGGCACCGCCTGATGTGTTTCTTGCGTTCAAGCTAGTATTTTTTGTGCAACTTGCACGCTTGGCAACCCGGAGCCATGTGCAGCCGTTAGGCGTGGGTTGGCCATTGGCGACAGACGCTACGAGTGAAGATGCGCTCGCCTACGAGGCATATTTCGGAGTGCCTGTTACGGGTACGCCCTTAGCGACCTTGGTATTCTCTAACGAGGATATCGAGCGGCCGTTTCTGACAGAAAACCATAAGATGTGGTTGTTCTTTGAGCCTTCATTGCGCCAGAGATTAGCTGATCTGGATAGAACGGCCAGCATGACAGAAAGGGTGCGTAGTACGCTGCTGGAGGCCCTGCCGGCAGGTGAAGTGTCGATGCTGACGATCAGTCGAAAACTGGCAGTTAGCGCCCGTACGCTACAGCGGAGGCTTCAAGATGAAGGAACCTCATTCCAGCAAATATTGGACATTCTGCGCGAATCTCTTGCGCATCATTATCTACGCAACACAGAAATGTCTAGCGCAGAGATTTCTTTTCTATTGGGTTTTGAGGATTCCAACTCCTTTGCGCGGGCGTTCCAATCTTGGACTGGAAAGACACCGCAAACAGTACGATCGGAAATTAGTTCTTGCGATAACGGCCTCAAAGACGTCAGGTCTCAGTAG